Proteins encoded together in one uncultured Flavobacterium sp. window:
- a CDS encoding NADP-dependent malic enzyme: MNKESKRREALLYHSEPTPGKIQVVPTKKYATQRDLSLAYSPGVAEPCLEIAANVDDVYKYTAKGNLVAVISNGTAVLGLGDIGPEASKPVMEGKGLLFKIFSDIDVFDIEIGTKDIEEFIQTVKNIAPTFGGINLEDIKAPESFEIERRLVEELDIPVMHDDQHGTAIISSAALINALELAGKKAEDVKVVVSGAGSAAIACTDLYVLLGVKVENIKMFNSKGLLTKDNPSLSELQLKYAVDGPKIELAEAVKGADVFIGLSSGGILSAEMLLTMKDNPIVFAMANPNPEIDYNLATETRKDVIMATGRSDFPNQVNNVLGFPYIFRGALDVRATKINEAMKMAAVKALAILAKEPVPEQVNVAYGATKLGFGNDYIIPKPFDPRLITIVAPAVAKAAMESGVAKNPITDWAAYEDTLRERMGNDNKMVRLMTNRAKMDPKRIVFAEADQLNVLKAAQIVHEDGIGHPILLGNKEVILELKAELGFEAELEIIDPKTNEEEARRNRFAKSYWETRERRGVSLLDAQKFMRERNYFAAMMVNEGEADALVTGHTRSYPTVVKPMLQLIEKAQGASLVATANMMLTSRGPMFLSDTAININPSAEDLINIAIMTAKTAKMFGVEPVIAMVSYSNFGSSTSQSASKVREAVSYLHKNHPEMIVDGEIQADFALNQEMLAEKFPFSKLAGKKVNTLIFPNLESANITYKLLKELYKVNSIGPIMMGMGKPVHIFQLGASVEEMVNMAAIAVIDAQEKENKKNKLAK; this comes from the coding sequence ATGAACAAAGAGAGTAAAAGAAGAGAAGCGTTACTGTATCATTCAGAACCAACTCCAGGAAAAATTCAGGTAGTTCCAACAAAAAAATATGCAACCCAAAGAGACTTATCTTTGGCTTATTCGCCAGGTGTTGCTGAACCGTGTTTAGAAATTGCAGCAAACGTTGACGACGTTTATAAATACACAGCAAAAGGAAATTTGGTTGCCGTTATTTCAAACGGTACAGCAGTTTTAGGGCTTGGAGATATTGGTCCTGAAGCTTCTAAACCAGTAATGGAAGGAAAAGGTTTATTGTTTAAAATTTTCTCTGATATTGACGTTTTTGATATTGAAATCGGAACAAAAGACATAGAAGAGTTTATCCAGACAGTTAAAAATATTGCTCCAACTTTTGGAGGAATAAATCTTGAAGATATTAAAGCACCAGAATCTTTCGAAATCGAAAGAAGATTGGTTGAAGAATTGGATATTCCTGTAATGCACGATGATCAGCATGGTACGGCAATTATTTCTTCGGCAGCTTTAATCAATGCATTGGAATTGGCAGGAAAAAAAGCAGAAGATGTAAAAGTAGTAGTTTCTGGCGCAGGTTCGGCTGCAATAGCTTGTACTGATTTATATGTTTTGTTAGGAGTTAAGGTCGAAAATATTAAAATGTTTAATAGTAAAGGACTTTTAACAAAAGACAATCCTTCACTATCAGAATTGCAATTAAAATATGCTGTTGATGGCCCTAAAATTGAATTAGCAGAAGCAGTAAAAGGGGCAGATGTTTTCATAGGATTGTCTTCAGGAGGTATTTTGTCGGCTGAAATGTTGTTGACAATGAAAGATAATCCAATTGTTTTTGCGATGGCAAATCCAAATCCGGAAATCGATTATAATTTAGCTACAGAAACTCGTAAAGATGTTATTATGGCTACAGGACGTTCAGACTTTCCTAATCAGGTAAATAACGTTTTAGGTTTTCCATATATTTTTAGAGGAGCGCTAGATGTTAGAGCTACTAAAATTAATGAGGCTATGAAAATGGCTGCCGTAAAAGCCTTGGCTATTTTGGCGAAAGAACCAGTGCCGGAACAAGTAAATGTGGCGTATGGTGCAACAAAATTAGGCTTTGGTAACGATTATATTATTCCTAAACCATTTGACCCAAGATTAATTACTATAGTTGCTCCGGCAGTTGCAAAAGCAGCGATGGAATCTGGTGTTGCAAAAAATCCTATTACAGATTGGGCAGCTTATGAAGATACGCTTCGCGAACGTATGGGGAACGATAATAAAATGGTGCGTTTGATGACAAACCGTGCTAAAATGGATCCTAAAAGAATTGTTTTTGCTGAAGCGGATCAGTTAAATGTATTAAAAGCAGCTCAAATTGTTCATGAGGACGGAATTGGTCACCCAATTTTATTAGGTAATAAAGAAGTGATTTTAGAGCTTAAAGCTGAATTAGGTTTTGAAGCTGAACTTGAAATCATTGATCCTAAAACGAATGAAGAAGAAGCAAGACGCAATAGATTTGCAAAATCATATTGGGAAACAAGAGAAAGAAGGGGAGTTTCGCTACTTGATGCTCAAAAATTCATGCGCGAAAGAAACTATTTTGCTGCAATGATGGTTAATGAAGGCGAAGCAGATGCTTTAGTTACTGGTCATACAAGAAGTTATCCAACTGTTGTAAAACCAATGCTGCAATTAATCGAAAAAGCGCAAGGAGCTTCACTTGTTGCAACTGCAAACATGATGTTGACTTCTCGCGGACCAATGTTCCTGTCAGATACAGCAATCAATATAAATCCTTCGGCAGAAGATTTAATTAATATTGCAATTATGACGGCAAAAACAGCAAAAATGTTTGGTGTTGAGCCAGTTATTGCAATGGTTTCATATTCAAATTTTGGATCTTCAACAAGTCAAAGTGCTTCAAAAGTTAGAGAAGCAGTATCATATTTGCACAAAAATCATCCTGAAATGATTGTTGATGGAGAAATCCAGGCAGATTTTGCTTTAAACCAAGAAATGCTTGCTGAAAAATTTCCTTTCTCAAAATTGGCAGGAAAGAAGGTAAATACATTGATTTTTCCTAACTTAGAGTCGGCAAATATTACTTATAAATTATTAAAAGAATTATATAAAGTAAATTCTATTGGTCCAATCATGATGGGAATGGGTAAACCTGTTCACATTTTTCAATTAGGAGCAAGTGTTGAGGAAATGGTGAATATGGCTGCAATTGCAGTTATTGACGCTCAGGAAAAAGAGAATAAAAAAAATAAACTAGCTAAATAG
- the ruvA gene encoding Holliday junction branch migration protein RuvA: MIAHLQGRLVEKNPTEVVIDCGGVGYQVHISLHTFSLIPNAENIKLYTHLQIKEDAHTLFGFAEKSEREIFRMLLSVSGIGANIARTMLSSIEPRQIINAIASGDVGVIQSIKGIGNKTAQRVILDLKEKVLKLYDLDEVSVVQNNTNRDEALSALEVLGFVRKTSEKVVEKIVKEDPEATVETIIKKALKSL, translated from the coding sequence ATGATAGCACATTTGCAAGGCAGGTTAGTTGAGAAAAACCCTACTGAAGTCGTAATTGATTGTGGAGGGGTTGGTTATCAGGTACATATATCGCTGCATACCTTCTCATTAATTCCTAATGCAGAGAATATAAAATTGTATACGCATCTTCAAATTAAAGAGGATGCGCATACTTTATTTGGTTTTGCAGAGAAATCAGAGCGAGAAATATTTAGAATGTTGTTATCTGTTTCCGGTATTGGAGCTAATATTGCCAGAACAATGTTATCGTCAATAGAGCCAAGACAGATAATTAATGCAATTGCCTCTGGTGATGTAGGTGTTATACAATCTATTAAAGGAATTGGAAACAAAACAGCACAAAGAGTTATACTTGATTTAAAAGAAAAAGTGTTAAAGTTGTACGATTTAGATGAAGTTTCTGTAGTACAAAACAATACAAATAGAGATGAAGCGTTATCTGCTTTGGAAGTTCTAGGTTTTGTTCGCAAAACTTCTGAAAAAGTAGTCGAAAAGATTGTTAAAGAAGATCCGGAGGCTACTGTAGAAACAATCATCAAAAAAGCTTTAAAAAGCTTATAA
- a CDS encoding OmpA family protein, which yields MKIKKLLYCFLFCSIFFVANAQTASIKNADKKYDNYAYADAIKAYERLVEKGVRDEKVFQRLGNSYYLIGELQEALKYYQELYILNENQEPEYLYKYAQCLKSEGNYTQSNEILEKLIQKAPSDKRGILFANNKNYLEDIKANSGRFDIADAGINSKDSDYGSTILDNKLVFTSARDTGTIIKKNFKWTNKAISTLYAVDLNPDGSIGEPMLFHKENLKVNFNQSTPVFTKDGRTMYFTRNNSVDGKRRQNENKITFLKLFKANLIDGEWKEVQELPFNSDEYSVAHPALSVDEKTLYFASDMPGTLGASDIFKVSIEADGTFGKPENLGSEINTEGRETFPYISDENELYFASDGRPGLGGLDIYVSKISKEGSFDEVQNIGEPINSKQDDFAFIINSKNRNGFFSSNRVNGQGLDDVYRFTENRRLICEQLISGTITDQETNETLSNVALILFGEAGKSAVEAKSDANGNYVFSNVKCGKKYFIKTSKEDYLFKEVSVTLKKATGSVSLPIALEKKPKPITAIPVVIKANNSIKPVKVTITIGTDLGKLLKIPMNFFDLGKATIKKTSEPQLQKIVDMLKQYPTIKLDIRSHTDSRSSTESNQILSDKRAESTKNWLIQKGIDASRLTAKGYGETQLVNKCADGVKCTEKEHQQNRRSEFIITNL from the coding sequence ATGAAGATTAAAAAACTATTATATTGCTTTTTGTTCTGTAGCATTTTTTTCGTGGCAAATGCCCAAACTGCTAGCATAAAAAATGCAGATAAAAAATATGACAATTACGCTTACGCGGATGCAATAAAAGCCTACGAACGTTTAGTTGAAAAAGGAGTTAGAGACGAAAAAGTATTTCAAAGATTAGGCAATTCCTACTATCTTATTGGAGAATTACAAGAAGCTTTAAAATACTATCAGGAATTATATATCCTTAATGAAAATCAGGAACCAGAGTATTTGTACAAATATGCGCAATGTTTAAAATCAGAAGGGAATTATACGCAATCAAATGAAATTCTTGAAAAACTCATCCAAAAAGCACCATCAGATAAAAGAGGGATTCTATTCGCAAACAATAAAAATTATTTAGAAGATATCAAAGCAAATTCAGGTCGATTTGATATTGCAGATGCTGGAATTAATTCGAAAGATTCAGATTACGGAAGTACAATTTTAGATAATAAACTAGTATTTACATCTGCCAGAGATACCGGTACAATAATCAAAAAGAACTTTAAATGGACCAATAAAGCAATTTCAACTTTGTATGCTGTTGACTTAAATCCTGACGGAAGTATTGGAGAGCCAATGTTGTTTCACAAAGAAAATTTAAAAGTCAATTTCAATCAATCGACTCCGGTTTTTACAAAAGACGGAAGAACAATGTACTTCACCAGAAATAATTCTGTAGATGGAAAAAGAAGACAGAATGAAAATAAAATTACATTCTTAAAACTTTTTAAAGCAAATTTAATAGACGGCGAATGGAAAGAAGTTCAGGAGCTTCCTTTTAATAGTGACGAATACAGTGTTGCACATCCGGCTTTAAGTGTCGATGAAAAAACATTGTATTTTGCATCAGATATGCCCGGAACGCTCGGAGCTTCGGATATTTTTAAAGTAAGTATAGAAGCTGATGGAACTTTTGGGAAACCTGAAAATTTAGGTTCAGAAATCAATACAGAAGGAAGAGAAACCTTTCCTTATATTTCAGATGAAAATGAACTTTATTTTGCCAGCGACGGAAGACCGGGATTAGGTGGACTTGATATTTATGTTTCGAAAATAAGTAAAGAAGGTTCTTTTGATGAAGTTCAGAATATTGGAGAACCAATTAATAGTAAACAAGACGATTTTGCTTTTATAATTAACAGTAAAAACAGAAATGGGTTTTTCTCTTCAAATAGAGTAAACGGTCAAGGATTGGACGATGTGTATCGATTTACAGAAAACCGCAGATTAATTTGCGAACAGTTGATATCAGGAACAATTACAGATCAGGAAACAAACGAAACACTTTCAAATGTTGCGTTAATTTTATTTGGCGAAGCAGGTAAATCCGCCGTTGAAGCAAAATCTGATGCTAACGGAAATTATGTTTTTTCGAATGTAAAATGCGGAAAAAAATACTTTATCAAAACATCAAAAGAAGACTATTTGTTTAAAGAAGTTTCTGTGACGCTGAAAAAAGCAACAGGTTCAGTTTCTCTGCCAATAGCTTTAGAAAAGAAACCAAAACCAATAACAGCAATTCCGGTTGTAATAAAAGCAAATAATTCTATTAAACCAGTTAAAGTTACTATTACCATTGGAACTGATTTAGGGAAATTATTAAAAATCCCAATGAACTTTTTTGATTTAGGAAAAGCTACAATCAAAAAAACATCTGAACCTCAATTGCAGAAAATTGTTGATATGCTAAAACAATATCCAACTATAAAATTAGATATTCGTTCGCATACAGACAGCCGTTCATCGACTGAAAGTAATCAGATTTTATCAGACAAAAGAGCAGAATCGACTAAGAATTGGTTGATACAAAAAGGAATTGACGCAAGCCGATTAACAGCAAAAGGATACGGAGAAACACAATTAGTAAATAAATGTGCCGATGGTGTAAAATGTACCGAAAAAGAACATCAGCAAAACAGACGAAGCGAATTTATCATCACCAATTTATAA
- a CDS encoding CBS domain-containing protein — protein sequence MTVNQILNTKGKDVYSVLSTTTVYEALKVMGEKNIGAILVIDGTDLKGILSERDYARKIVLKDKSSKETFVHEIMENDVSSVTLSNNIEDCMELMSTKRVRHLPVLEDGIVIGIISISDVVKAIIEIQKDTIKHLDSYISQ from the coding sequence ATGACTGTAAATCAAATACTAAACACAAAAGGAAAAGATGTTTATTCCGTACTTTCAACAACAACAGTTTATGAAGCTCTGAAAGTAATGGGGGAAAAAAACATTGGGGCAATTCTGGTTATTGATGGAACCGACTTAAAAGGAATATTGTCTGAGAGGGATTATGCCCGAAAAATTGTTTTGAAAGACAAGTCATCAAAAGAAACCTTTGTACACGAAATCATGGAAAACGATGTTTCTTCGGTAACCCTTTCAAATAATATCGAAGATTGCATGGAGTTGATGAGCACCAAAAGAGTCAGACATTTGCCAGTTTTGGAAGATGGAATTGTGATAGGAATAATTTCGATCAGTGACGTTGTAAAAGCGATTATAGAAATTCAAAAAGATACTATAAAGCATTTAGACTCTTATATTTCTCAGTAA